Proteins encoded in a region of the Gulosibacter sediminis genome:
- a CDS encoding App1 family protein: protein MTPAAKQPRTRRSLLERIPFVELAVSNAFRVEDSFKQWRMRRARRRGDVEQVEAYTGYGSTTQVRVLGRVHLVPEAVRRFGLRRFALLKLRRSKERSVRGWRSFVRVAVPNSTVRVRIQHHEFELKADRGGVLDGTFDVVLEPGSHDVTFETVDDQVTTSQVIVTPAEQQVGIISDIDDTVMVTSLPRPLLAAWNTFVLDEHARMAVPGMNVLYQRLIEKFGAESTPFFYLSTGSWNVAPTLSRFLGRNLYPYGPLLLTDWGPTTKRLFRSGTEHKRTSLRLLVETLPNVKWILIGDDGQHDESIYGEFAAEYPDHVLAVVIRQLSNTESVLAGGRAGSSARWRRRVRVPWVHGPNGAALVQELAKYGILDYDEQAAELVDLSKSLADKRVARPLVRRDGEV, encoded by the coding sequence GTGACTCCAGCCGCGAAGCAACCCCGCACGCGACGCTCCCTGCTTGAGCGCATTCCGTTCGTCGAACTCGCCGTGAGCAATGCGTTTCGCGTTGAGGATTCGTTTAAGCAGTGGCGAATGCGGCGGGCGCGGCGACGCGGCGACGTCGAGCAGGTCGAGGCCTACACCGGCTACGGCTCGACGACGCAGGTGCGGGTGCTCGGACGCGTGCACCTTGTGCCCGAGGCGGTGCGACGGTTTGGGCTGCGACGCTTCGCGTTGCTGAAGCTGCGCCGGAGCAAAGAACGCTCGGTGCGTGGCTGGCGCAGTTTCGTGCGCGTTGCCGTGCCGAACTCGACCGTGCGGGTGCGCATCCAGCACCATGAGTTTGAACTCAAGGCCGACCGGGGCGGTGTGCTCGACGGCACCTTTGACGTGGTGCTCGAGCCGGGCTCGCACGACGTCACGTTCGAGACCGTCGACGACCAGGTCACGACCTCACAGGTGATTGTCACGCCGGCCGAGCAGCAGGTCGGCATCATCTCCGACATCGACGACACCGTCATGGTGACGTCGCTGCCTCGCCCCCTGCTCGCGGCGTGGAACACCTTTGTGCTCGACGAACACGCCCGCATGGCGGTGCCAGGCATGAATGTGCTCTACCAGCGGCTGATTGAGAAGTTTGGCGCGGAGTCGACGCCCTTCTTCTATCTGTCGACGGGCTCGTGGAACGTTGCCCCAACTTTGAGTCGGTTTCTCGGCCGCAATCTCTACCCGTACGGGCCACTGCTGCTCACCGACTGGGGGCCAACGACGAAGCGGCTGTTCCGCTCGGGCACGGAGCACAAGCGCACGAGCCTGCGGCTGCTCGTCGAAACGCTGCCGAACGTGAAGTGGATCCTCATCGGCGACGACGGCCAGCATGATGAGTCGATTTACGGCGAGTTCGCCGCCGAGTACCCCGACCACGTGCTCGCCGTCGTGATTCGCCAGCTGTCGAATACGGAGTCGGTGCTCGCGGGTGGGCGCGCCGGCAGCTCGGCACGGTGGCGTCGACGCGTGCGGGTGCCGTGGGTGCACGGCCCGAACGGCGCCGCCCTCGTGCAGGAACTCGCGAAGTACGGCATCCTCGACTACGACGAGCAGGCCGCCGAGTTGGTCGACCTCTCGAAGTCGCTTGCTGACAAGCGCGTCGCGCGGCCGCTCGTGCGGCGCGACGGCGAGGTGTAG
- a CDS encoding sensor histidine kinase, giving the protein MTRQPRTLRRRLVVSIVGIVALFAIAVGVLSITVLYRSLSDRLDDRLDQLLRAPFITSIDQSGQQPETDPLDQAGQQLDTIVVQLLGTGSGTGTVLKAKYTDSSGDTADLTTAQLQQVLQAVADSEPGTPETVDVDDIGVVRVMADSTPSGVIAVVGVPTDEVLATTWLLAVIYTLVAAVAIALVGAGASALVARQLRPLERVADTAVRVSQKELAAGQVAIPERVPPEDTDPGTEVGRVGASLNRLLVSVEDALGAREASEAKLRQFVADASHELRTPLAAVRGYAELAAREPERLSEQQRTSLDRIQGSSQRMSSLVEDLLLLARLDAGQQPTHVRLDANEVAVGCFEDAAVAYPDHEWELDAEAESLEVIGDRTALAQVLGNLLRNAAVHTDAGTRVTLATSFADGATGPRTDSGSWVRLTVTDTGGGIDPEVAPHIFERFMRGDVSRTRASGQGSSGLGLAISQAIVQAHGGSLEVASRPGHTVFTVLLPAAPAAAA; this is encoded by the coding sequence ATGACCCGCCAGCCGCGCACCCTGCGCCGGCGGCTCGTTGTGAGCATCGTCGGCATCGTCGCGCTGTTCGCGATCGCGGTCGGCGTGCTCTCGATCACGGTGCTCTACCGCAGCCTGAGCGACCGGCTCGACGACCGGCTCGACCAGCTGCTGCGTGCACCGTTCATCACGAGCATCGACCAGTCGGGCCAGCAGCCCGAGACCGATCCGCTCGACCAGGCGGGGCAGCAGCTTGACACGATCGTCGTGCAGCTGCTCGGCACCGGTTCGGGCACCGGCACGGTGCTCAAGGCGAAGTACACCGACAGTTCGGGCGACACCGCCGATCTCACGACTGCGCAGCTGCAGCAGGTGCTGCAGGCGGTGGCCGACTCGGAGCCGGGCACGCCCGAGACCGTCGACGTCGACGACATTGGCGTGGTGCGGGTGATGGCCGATTCGACGCCGTCCGGCGTCATTGCGGTCGTTGGGGTGCCGACGGATGAGGTGCTCGCGACGACCTGGCTGCTCGCGGTGATCTACACGCTCGTCGCGGCGGTCGCGATCGCGCTCGTCGGGGCCGGCGCCTCGGCGCTCGTCGCGCGGCAGTTGCGGCCGCTCGAGCGGGTCGCGGATACGGCGGTGCGGGTATCGCAGAAGGAGCTCGCAGCCGGGCAGGTCGCGATTCCCGAGCGAGTGCCGCCCGAAGACACCGACCCGGGCACCGAGGTCGGCCGCGTCGGCGCATCCCTCAACCGACTGCTCGTTAGCGTCGAGGATGCGCTCGGCGCGCGCGAGGCGAGCGAGGCGAAGCTGCGCCAGTTTGTCGCCGACGCGAGTCACGAACTGCGCACCCCGCTCGCCGCCGTGCGCGGCTATGCCGAGCTCGCCGCCCGCGAGCCCGAGCGGCTCAGCGAGCAGCAGCGCACGAGTCTCGACCGCATCCAGGGCTCGTCGCAGCGCATGTCGTCGCTCGTTGAGGACCTGCTGCTGCTCGCGCGGCTCGACGCCGGTCAGCAGCCGACGCACGTGCGGCTCGACGCGAACGAGGTTGCGGTGGGTTGCTTCGAGGATGCGGCGGTCGCGTATCCCGACCACGAGTGGGAGCTCGACGCCGAGGCGGAGTCGCTCGAGGTGATCGGCGACCGCACGGCGCTCGCGCAGGTGCTCGGCAATCTGCTGCGCAACGCCGCGGTGCACACGGATGCGGGCACGCGCGTGACGCTCGCGACGTCGTTTGCCGATGGGGCGACCGGCCCGCGCACCGACAGCGGTAGTTGGGTGCGGCTCACAGTCACCGACACGGGCGGGGGCATTGATCCCGAGGTCGCGCCGCACATCTTCGAGCGGTTCATGCGCGGGGATGTGTCGCGCACCCGCGCATCCGGCCAGGGGTCGAGCGGCCTCGGCCTCGCGATTTCGCAGGCGATCGTGCAGGCGCACGGCGGCTCACTCGAGGTCGCGAGCCGGCCCGGCCACACCGTGTTCACGGTGCTGCTGCCGGCGGCGCCGGCTGCCGCCGCTTGA
- a CDS encoding response regulator transcription factor, which translates to MALTGARPQLLRPDGTPARAVVADDEEYLADLLRMTLAAEGLEVRVAATGRQALDAITEFSPDIVVLDIMMPGLDGMEVMRRVRERGNSVPILFLTAKDAVEDRIAGIGEGGDDYVTKPFSLEEVVVRVRALLRRNLGSAEAEAESVLRLADLELNEQTHDVTRAGERITLTGTEFELLRYLMQNQRRVLSKAQLLDEVWGYDFGGKTSVVELYISYLRKKIDAGRPPLIHTLRGVGYTIREEA; encoded by the coding sequence ATGGCTCTTACCGGTGCACGCCCGCAGCTCCTCCGCCCTGACGGCACTCCCGCCAGGGCGGTGGTGGCCGATGACGAGGAATACCTTGCCGATCTGCTGCGGATGACCCTTGCCGCCGAGGGCCTCGAGGTGCGCGTCGCCGCGACCGGGCGCCAGGCGCTCGACGCGATCACCGAGTTCTCGCCCGACATCGTCGTGCTCGACATCATGATGCCCGGCCTCGACGGCATGGAGGTCATGCGTCGGGTGCGCGAGCGCGGAAACTCGGTGCCCATCCTCTTCCTCACGGCGAAGGATGCGGTCGAGGATCGCATTGCTGGAATCGGCGAGGGCGGCGACGATTATGTGACGAAGCCGTTCAGCCTCGAGGAGGTCGTCGTGCGCGTGCGCGCCCTGCTGCGCCGCAACCTCGGCTCGGCCGAGGCCGAGGCCGAATCGGTGCTGCGCCTTGCCGACCTCGAGCTCAACGAACAGACCCACGACGTGACACGGGCGGGGGAGCGCATCACGCTCACCGGCACCGAGTTCGAGTTGCTGCGCTACCTCATGCAGAACCAGCGCCGCGTGCTCTCGAAGGCGCAGCTGCTCGACGAGGTGTGGGGCTACGACTTCGGCGGCAAGACGAGCGTCGTCGAGCTCTACATTTCATACCTGCGCAAGAAGATCGACGCGGGGCGCCCGCCGCTCATCCACACCCTGCGGGGCGTCGGCTACACGATCCGCGAAGAGGCATGA
- a CDS encoding DUF4956 domain-containing protein → MIALLLLTANLAAIGVLSFALFTRRRHRTELILLLLSVNVLAFVATTLLTVSSLAAGIEVIAALAMTLAGLLGLVHLQFTKLGTRDVLYASAAVVIGFAAGLTTVVPFAQLAAVLVTVAATGLLDWALAIATRSSRAKVDAQAEAEPASAVIAGATVPVPAFAGVAYAAATPASAGAAFATAAPASTGTTASAATPASDPIFDAPFDHAEPITLPLDFIPEPGPVRDFEPAAPKPRQKKPVVPVFLPPITAPEQVK, encoded by the coding sequence ATGATCGCGCTGCTACTTCTCACCGCGAATCTCGCCGCCATCGGCGTGCTGAGCTTCGCCCTGTTCACCCGCCGCCGGCACCGCACGGAGCTCATCCTGCTGCTGCTCAGCGTGAACGTCCTTGCCTTCGTCGCCACCACCCTCCTCACGGTCTCGTCACTCGCGGCGGGCATCGAAGTCATCGCCGCACTCGCGATGACGCTCGCCGGACTCCTCGGCCTCGTGCACCTCCAGTTCACGAAGCTCGGCACCCGCGACGTGCTCTACGCCTCGGCCGCCGTCGTCATCGGCTTCGCGGCCGGACTCACCACGGTCGTCCCGTTCGCGCAGCTCGCTGCGGTGCTCGTCACCGTCGCCGCCACCGGACTGCTCGACTGGGCACTCGCAATCGCGACCCGTTCATCCCGCGCGAAGGTGGATGCGCAGGCCGAGGCCGAGCCCGCATCCGCAGTAATCGCTGGCGCGACCGTCCCCGTCCCGGCCTTCGCCGGAGTCGCCTACGCGGCCGCAACCCCCGCATCCGCCGGCGCCGCCTTCGCAACTGCGGCACCCGCCTCCACCGGCACCACCGCATCTGCCGCAACGCCCGCATCCGACCCGATCTTCGACGCCCCCTTCGACCACGCCGAGCCGATCACGCTGCCGCTCGACTTCATCCCCGAGCCCGGCCCGGTCCGCGACTTCGAGCCCGCCGCTCCCAAGCCGCGGCAGAAGAAGCCGGTCGTGCCGGTGTTCCTCCCGCCCATCACCGCGCCCGAGCAGGTTAAATAA
- a CDS encoding DUF6504 family protein, which produces MLIGEPVDVELSPSGAPVRFFWRGSTYGIISAPEPWLAREAWWHTADRATRGSNTPLEREMWRVDAVPLRGMLQPGDTSFDLCRQRDGSWQLEQAWSGELDERLFA; this is translated from the coding sequence ATGCTCATCGGCGAACCCGTCGACGTTGAACTCTCGCCGAGCGGTGCGCCCGTGCGATTTTTCTGGCGCGGCAGCACCTACGGCATCATCAGCGCACCCGAACCCTGGCTCGCCCGCGAAGCCTGGTGGCACACGGCAGACCGCGCCACCCGCGGGTCAAACACTCCCCTCGAACGTGAGATGTGGCGGGTCGACGCCGTGCCACTGCGCGGCATGCTGCAGCCCGGCGACACGAGCTTCGACCTCTGCCGTCAGCGCGACGGCAGCTGGCAACTCGAGCAGGCGTGGAGCGGCGAACTTGACGAACGGTTGTTCGCATAA
- a CDS encoding DNA polymerase III subunit alpha has protein sequence MTDFVHLHVASAHSNHHGTNTPEQLVARAASWGAPAAALTDRDGLYGAVRHIRACIAAGIAPIVGVDLALAPQPRAESHGQEHEHTPASATPTPKTPPADANLPRVTVLAHGGLDGAGWASLSRLISAAHKPPRGTPPSREWRPKLPASRFAPFLLGEHEVQGTVLLGPNSDVGRALVRGDHVVARARLQRWQQQLPGAIAVELVCHLTEPGSSASLGHAAAMLELASELRIPAVLTNQVRYLDPDDALTGDVLDAAGALRPLDELPVQPNGQAWLKPAKRMHALAELIVARTGLGGHARDRLLATTSELAERCMLDPETDVRWRQPKTPEPEALGIRDDPNLVLRRRCEAALSERFPDAVGESRRVLDVRLRDELGTIEGFGFATYFLTVADVAELIRDRGIRAQARGSGVSSLVNYLLRVSNVNPIEHDLLFERFLGHKRSTLPDIDIDVESARRHEVYRAIFAKYGSSRVTLLSMHSTYRARGAARDAGLALGLDEHRVDEIAKSLWRFNAGEFRAVLEQKPELAQLATQAREDRDLNLLIDLAERLDRLPRHLSMHPCGVLLGDASLLSTTPVQPSGIGLPMSQFDKDDIDDLGLLKLDVLGVRMQSTLAYSVGEIERLHGPQAAVRGGLPPDTPYVSAQGKLVLDEIPKDDEATFEQIRTTHTLGMFQIESPGQRELIGKMQPDVYDDLIADISLFRPGPMKGNMVTPFLEVKHGFATPNWLHPSFRPFLRETYGVVVYHEQVLRILHTCMGISLADADELRRRMEKQGENIEEMFRTATRRNVDERGRRRFTDAQIDAIWEVLRGFGSFGFCKAHAAAFALPTWQSAWLKTHYPAEFFAGILTHDPGMYPKRLLLGDARRMGVPILPIDVNASTREFVVERVRATPPGWATRRGDLGIRLALSDIRGITDPEIDRILQQRPYESLGDFIARARPSRPLAERLALIGALDSLESQTLTRGELLAAVRRAPRAKPRETSPDALELPLQLHGSHAAVEASGAPELDSRERVQAELEVLALDLSEHVIDGYRPLLDELGVTPAEQLASLRGGAEVIVAGVRVATQTPPMRTGKRVVFISVDDGTGCADAAFFDEAQERSGDVLFGTPLLLIHGTVRRTGERGVSVQAESARDLKRAWEEYSLLAQHRVP, from the coding sequence ATGACTGATTTCGTGCACCTGCACGTGGCCTCGGCACACTCGAATCACCACGGCACCAACACCCCCGAGCAACTCGTTGCCCGGGCGGCGAGCTGGGGTGCGCCCGCCGCAGCGCTCACCGATCGCGACGGGCTCTACGGCGCGGTGCGGCACATCCGTGCCTGCATCGCCGCCGGCATCGCGCCGATCGTCGGGGTCGACCTCGCGCTCGCACCGCAGCCGCGCGCCGAGAGCCACGGGCAGGAGCACGAACACACCCCGGCATCAGCCACCCCCACCCCCAAAACACCACCCGCCGACGCCAACCTCCCCCGCGTCACCGTGCTCGCGCACGGCGGGCTCGACGGCGCCGGCTGGGCGAGCCTGAGCCGGCTCATCTCGGCGGCGCACAAGCCACCGCGCGGCACGCCCCCCTCGCGCGAGTGGCGGCCGAAGCTGCCGGCGTCGCGGTTTGCGCCGTTCCTCCTCGGCGAGCACGAGGTGCAGGGCACGGTGCTGCTCGGCCCAAACTCCGATGTCGGGCGGGCGCTCGTACGCGGCGACCACGTCGTCGCGCGGGCGCGGCTGCAGCGGTGGCAGCAGCAGCTGCCGGGGGCGATCGCGGTCGAGCTCGTCTGCCACCTCACCGAGCCCGGCTCCTCCGCATCCCTCGGCCACGCGGCCGCGATGCTCGAACTCGCGAGCGAGCTGCGCATCCCCGCCGTGCTCACCAATCAGGTGCGGTATCTCGACCCCGACGATGCCCTCACCGGCGACGTGCTCGACGCGGCCGGCGCGCTGCGGCCGCTCGACGAGCTGCCCGTGCAGCCGAACGGGCAAGCCTGGCTCAAGCCGGCGAAGCGGATGCACGCCCTCGCCGAACTCATCGTCGCGCGCACCGGGCTCGGCGGGCACGCCCGCGACCGCCTGCTCGCGACCACGAGCGAGCTCGCCGAACGCTGCATGCTCGACCCCGAGACGGATGTGCGCTGGCGGCAGCCGAAGACCCCCGAGCCCGAGGCCCTCGGCATCCGCGACGACCCGAACCTCGTGCTGCGGCGGCGCTGCGAGGCAGCGCTCAGCGAGCGGTTCCCCGACGCCGTCGGTGAATCTCGGCGCGTGCTCGACGTTCGGCTGCGCGACGAGCTCGGCACGATCGAGGGCTTCGGCTTCGCGACCTACTTCCTCACCGTCGCCGACGTCGCCGAACTCATCCGCGACCGCGGCATCCGCGCCCAGGCCCGCGGCTCGGGCGTCTCGAGCCTCGTGAACTACCTGCTGCGGGTGTCGAACGTGAACCCGATCGAGCACGACCTCCTCTTCGAGCGGTTCCTCGGCCACAAGCGCTCGACGCTGCCCGACATCGATATCGACGTCGAATCGGCCCGCCGGCACGAGGTCTACCGGGCGATCTTCGCGAAGTACGGCTCGAGCCGGGTAACGCTGCTCTCGATGCACTCGACCTATCGGGCGCGCGGCGCCGCCCGTGACGCCGGCCTCGCGCTCGGCCTCGACGAGCACCGGGTCGACGAGATCGCGAAGTCGCTGTGGCGCTTCAACGCGGGCGAGTTCCGCGCCGTGCTCGAGCAGAAGCCCGAGCTCGCGCAGCTCGCGACCCAGGCGCGCGAAGACCGCGACCTCAATCTGCTCATCGACCTCGCCGAACGACTCGACCGGCTCCCCCGGCATCTCTCGATGCATCCGTGCGGCGTGCTGCTCGGCGACGCGAGCCTGCTCTCGACGACGCCGGTGCAGCCAAGCGGCATCGGCCTGCCGATGAGCCAGTTCGACAAGGACGACATCGACGACCTCGGCCTGCTCAAGCTCGACGTGCTCGGGGTGCGGATGCAGTCGACGCTCGCGTACTCGGTTGGCGAGATCGAGCGGCTGCACGGCCCACAGGCCGCGGTGCGCGGCGGGCTCCCGCCCGACACCCCGTACGTGTCGGCGCAAGGCAAGCTCGTGCTCGACGAGATTCCGAAGGACGACGAGGCGACGTTCGAGCAGATCCGCACAACGCACACGCTCGGCATGTTCCAGATCGAGTCGCCCGGGCAGCGCGAGCTCATCGGCAAGATGCAGCCCGACGTCTACGACGACCTCATCGCCGATATCTCGCTGTTCCGCCCCGGCCCCATGAAGGGCAACATGGTCACCCCGTTCCTCGAGGTGAAACACGGCTTCGCGACGCCAAACTGGCTACACCCCTCGTTCCGCCCATTTCTGCGCGAGACGTACGGGGTCGTCGTCTACCACGAACAGGTACTGCGCATCCTCCACACCTGCATGGGCATCTCGCTCGCCGACGCCGACGAACTCCGGCGCCGCATGGAAAAACAGGGCGAGAACATCGAGGAAATGTTCCGCACCGCGACCCGGCGCAACGTCGACGAGCGCGGGCGGCGACGCTTCACCGATGCGCAGATCGACGCGATCTGGGAGGTACTCCGCGGCTTCGGCTCGTTCGGTTTCTGCAAGGCCCACGCGGCCGCCTTCGCGCTGCCCACCTGGCAGAGCGCGTGGCTGAAGACCCACTACCCCGCCGAGTTCTTCGCGGGCATCCTCACCCACGACCCGGGCATGTACCCGAAGCGGCTGCTGCTCGGCGACGCGCGGCGCATGGGCGTGCCGATCCTCCCCATCGACGTCAATGCTTCGACACGCGAGTTCGTCGTCGAGCGAGTTCGCGCGACGCCGCCGGGATGGGCGACGCGGCGGGGCGACCTCGGCATCCGGCTCGCGCTGAGCGACATCCGCGGCATCACCGACCCCGAGATCGACCGCATTCTGCAGCAGCGCCCCTACGAGTCACTCGGCGACTTCATCGCCCGCGCCCGCCCCTCGCGGCCACTCGCCGAGCGGCTCGCGCTCATCGGCGCGCTCGACTCGCTCGAGTCACAGACGCTCACGCGCGGCGAGTTGCTCGCGGCCGTGCGCCGCGCGCCGCGCGCGAAGCCGCGAGAGACCAGCCCGGATGCGCTCGAACTGCCGCTGCAACTCCACGGCTCCCACGCGGCGGTCGAGGCGAGCGGGGCGCCCGAACTCGACTCGCGCGAGCGCGTGCAGGCCGAACTCGAGGTGCTCGCGCTCGACCTGTCGGAGCACGTGATCGACGGCTACCGGCCGTTGCTCGACGAGCTCGGGGTGACGCCGGCCGAGCAGCTCGCGAGCCTGCGCGGCGGCGCCGAGGTCATCGTCGCGGGCGTGCGCGTCGCGACGCAGACCCCGCCGATGCGCACCGGCAAGCGGGTCGTGTTCATCTCGGTCGACGACGGCACCGGCTGCGCCGACGCCGCGTTCTTCGACGAGGCACAGGAGCGCAGCGGCGACGTGCTCTTCGGCACCCCCCTGCTACTCATCCACGGCACCGTGCGACGCACCGGCGAGCGCGGGGTGTCGGTACAGGCCGAGTCGGCCCGCGACCTCAAGCGAGCGTGGGAGGAGTACTCGCTGCTCGCGCAGCATCGCGTTCCATAA